Below is a genomic region from Ascaphus truei isolate aAscTru1 chromosome 8, aAscTru1.hap1, whole genome shotgun sequence.
AGAGATAGACatctattcccttactgtagtagCAGATAGGGTCTCAGTGTTCGCGGAGCTGCGGTGTGTGTGAccagtggtttgggctcaagctgctggacatccccaactcgtgagagactgcgctggatcggcggatcctttttgaagtctgttgccggctgcaggagtagccggaaggtatttaataattgcaccaacaccggtaccaacaggcgctgatcccgccttgggggaggactctttggggacactgggttgagtgaccaagggactgcgcatatatatatatattggacatgGTGTGTggtgcacgcggtggtgggaaagTGACATTACTCTATAGGAGAGTGACCGAGCCACATATATAGGTATTGTATGTCTGCCAATTATATACAGCATTATATGTGTGTTACTCTTGATaggtataagataaggttctgcCATTACGTATTAGTAAACAGTTATCAATTTGAAgtgtgttatcattattcttgcctaggggaatctcacttattggggatccttggtaagtggaggcgctgccaagaccctaatattaccccaggctcccagttagcggaggcccagatctcgctgagccaacaggtacatgcagcactagtagtcgctctagatcagcaggaaagagggctacataaggaAAGGACACAAACGTCTCATTTTAATCCTTCCAGTGTTCTTATGTGCAAGCACATAGCCAAGTGTCTTCTCTTGAGGAAGGAAGCTGCGTCTTCCGAAACACATAGGGTGGTCCCGCTGGCTTCACTGCTGATACCATCGCTGACTGCGGTCTCATTTCCCTGCTAACCGGAGTACTAGCGAATCTGCTGGCGTCACTCCAGCGCTCCGTTGGGCGGCATCTGACGAATCTGCATTTGCAGTTCATCACCCCCGAGCAGATCGGGTCTGACCCCGCGAGACCAGGGGGGCGCTCCACCCGGAAGCAGCCGCAGAGGATCAGCACGCCTCTAACTCCAAGGAGAGACGCAGAGAGCTGACAagccacagatgagaggggatactctctgattatccactgcctgttacCATCTTACTTCTGGTAAGTGGTTTATTCAGCCATAGCAGCAGATCCACCAGTGGGACCTATTCCAATATATtcttacatttttaattgtttgcttATGTCCATATTTTGTGTTGTTTTATTCAATCTGTCATTTTTATAGTAGTCACCTGTTATCTCAGCAtttgttttgttgtttctttTGGTGTCTTATGTCCTTGATGTTTTTAGGTTATCTAACTATACTGTATTAcgctatatatttttatttattttcattccgTGTCTGATAATTCAACGATTGGAGCACAGCATTGGATCTGACACAGTCACCAgcactggttgtatatatcctttttatcACATCATTTACATGTGCAGAGCACCAGAGATATAACATCTTTTCCATATGTTATTCCTCTGACCTGGGGGTCAGAGCTATATCTTAGGCAGCTGCCTTTATTCTTTATATCGTTATAGAATAATAGGCTAGTCCATAATCACATTCACCTATATATTAGCTACACATTCTTTTGACATATTAGCGCTACCTTCTTCGTTTTTCCACCTCTTGAGTAACATGCCATTTTCTGCCATGCAGGAAAATGGTGTGAGGGATCCTGGGTAATGTTATTGGCAAAATAGAGAAATAAAACAAATCGGCGCACTGGGATTCAGTAtcaaagtactgtatatatatatatgattttttttcaAAACAACAATATACAATCTACAATGTAAAAAAACCTTGTACAGAATACtactcaaatttaaaaaaaatcatgatgGCTAAGTCAGCATATACCACAATAGTATGGCGCAATACAAATAAACAGTTAAACAGACTTCCAGTGTGAGGCAGGCAGCGCGGTAGTGAGCTGAGGCTGGGGGAGCTGGCCAACGGGAACAAAGTGTGCCTCCGGAGATCCACCATTGGCGGATGATGACGCGCTCCCACAGGACTCGTCTCACACTGCTGATACTGCTATTGGACTTGCTTAACCTTTGCGTGACCTCAACGTGTCAGGGAAGTGGTGTGAGGGATCCAGGGTAATGTTATTGGCATTACATATTTTGGCCCTGAGAAGTCCTCTtttacacatcatcatcatctaccCCTTCCACTTCTAAAACTCAAGCAAGAGACTGATACACCTGTGTGAGCCATCTGAAGTAACATAATGTACACTGCCATGGTTACTCCTAAGGTTCTGCTGGGTTTATGCATGTTCCACCTTCTTAGGGCCACGTCACATCAGAAAGTGGGGAAGTATGAGATGTTGGCACAACCCACTATAATGTGTTCCATAACTCCATGCGCTAATCCCAGATACGGAGATAGCAATCATTTAGTCCACATTACCACCAACTTTTTCAGTGTGAAAACAGTTCCCTAAATCTTTCTATGCAATCCATTTCCTAAATCACTCACCAAAGTGAGCAGGGCTATATACATCAGTGCATTGATGCTGAAACTCATGTTCATATGATTTCTCAGTGTCAATGTCGTTTGCTAAATAGAGGCATCATTATAActtgtgtatataatattgtcAATAAGGGAACCGGGGCCtctttcaaaaaataaataaatcactgaATTAGTTATTTGGCTGAATGGGTCTGTGTACATGTTAGTTAATAAATGAGCTGGGGTCAGTTTGAATTTCGACATGAGTAGAAATGTGGTTGAATGCAGCAAACCTCACCTGGTGGAGTGTGGGAgcaggaggtgtggggggggggggggggtggtagtgtATGAAAGGGGGGCTTGTGACAAACAAATGGTACAGCTCAAAGTTCTAAAACATCCTATAGGACTGAGGTGGTTTAGATGAGGGAGGAGTCCTGCCAAAGTAAGTTTCCCACATAGTCCACCTCAAATACTTCCATCCACTGGGCTGCAGTGGGCTGGCACTTGCCTGTGAAACTGGAGCAGTCTGGTTGCAGTTCACACTAGTAAAGGAAAGAACAAGAGAGACTGTGTTACTTTGTATATGGGAACTCAGTTATGGAAGCTAATGCTGAAAGAAGGACAGTGGGACTGTGGTCTCTTCTGAAGCTTTTCCTCCTGTTTGAGGTGACAGCCTCAGTCagcttcacccaccaccgctatgATGACCTTGTCCGAGCCCTTTACAATGTGCAAAATGAGTGTCCCTACATCACTCGGATTTACAGTATTGGAAGAAGCAACCAGGGAAGACACCTCTACGTTATTGAATTCAGTGACCACCCTGGAATTCATGAACCCTGTAAGTACTGAGCACAGGCATTGCTGCTGAAAATGTGTGTGTTCTTCATTTTAATTAGAGGAGACGGCCCTTAACATTACCTGCAATGGAAATATTACCTGCAAACACATTGATCATTGGTTTGCCGCATACTGAACAAACtccgtataaatatatatatatatatatatatatatatatatatatatatatatatatatatatatatatatatatatatattgttcaggaaaaaagggacccCTTTAGTTTTTTGTcatatcttatatatatttttgatcaATCCCCACGAAAATTTGCAAAATTGTATATCTGTTATGTAGATGAACACTATATAAGAGGCACCATGTAGACACAGCTGATGTTAATGaaattgatgtcactgtgttaGGTCAACAAGTAGCAGATACACTGCGGTAGGTTCATGTTAACGAGAAATAGGAGCTTTTgacgtaaatgtgttaaactgttgtaatctaatcggAAACACTATGATCACTATAAGGTTTGAGTTCAAAGTGTGGGTTCAAAATGACGAGGCCACCACTGTCTGATTGCGTCATCGATAACACGCTGATCCAGCTGCTCCTACTCCTGAACGATGCGCTGTTTTACTAATTCAttttttcagtcctcctagcgACCATGCTTTATCAGGTAACATTTTATGTaagcactttataacgtgctCATCTTCTTCGCTATACACCATGTTGTAACTATGTACTTCACGAGGTCATCACGTTcacaccaattccaaagaatgtTTTTTAGATTCTCAAATCATTCATaaattttcatgaaaatgtagTCATTTTTCTGCAAGCTATGCtgaaaaataaaaggggtcccGTTTTTTTCTGAACAGAGTGTATATTGTATATTACAGATGTGAGGTCCAGATTGGAATGAGATGAAAGATGTTTTTACGCTTTACCTTTTCATTTAAATTATATGCTTGTGCTCCTTGAAAGGAAGATCTTTACTTTTCCTTAGGTATATTATGACCTAGTTAATTTGCACATTTCAGTTATCCCATTTAACTCACAACCTGGCTAAATTTGAAACACGTTGACAATGTATTGTGGACAATGTGTCCAAATCTACCTCTCTTTTGTGGACTTGGGAAGCACACCCTCTAGCACagtgttttttacattttctttggggttaaggaaccctataattatattgtgagattctgaggaaccccaaccctctctaatagcgcgcctgagatcagatgcattgtaaggaaccccaaccctctccaatagcgcgtgtgagatcagatgcatggtaaggaaccacaaccctcgctaatagcgcgtctgagatcagatgcattgtaaggaaccccaaccctctctaatagtgtgcctgagatcagatgcattgtaaggaaccccaaccctctctaatagcgcgtgtgagatcagatgcatggtaagggaccacaaccctctctaatagcgcgtctgagataagatacattgtaagtaaccccaatcctctctaatagcgcgtctgagatcaggtgctttgttaattcttctgtatttggtactattttgaaatgacctgaaaattgcagggaaccctttagggatgcccggggatcCCATTGCTGTGAAAATTGTTGAACAACACGGCTTTAGCAAGTATTATTTATATAGCATGTATAGAACATGCCACATAAATTAACCATTGTTTGAGGGATAAGATATTTATTTGCTTGCTTTTCACACTTTGCATTTGCCAAGCTAAATAATTGCTCTCTAGAAAATTTGCCATTGTATTCATTGTTTGCCTGCAGGTGAGCAACAAATTGCTGATGAAACCAATTTGGTAATGAGAATTCTTGCTTTCTATCCATCCCAATTGTTTTCCATTCATGTTAGTTTGATTTTATCTATGCCATTTAAGGTGTAGTCTTCTATGTTCTAAAAAGGTCATGTGCTGTGACATCTTTGGTCAACTCTCCACAAATTCCAGACGGAGCAGGATCACCCAAAATAAAGAGAAAGTATATAGTGTGCACTGTTGTAACAAGTGGATGTGTTTGTGGGATCTTGGCTCCAATAGATTTTTTACTTACAAGAAGTGGATTATATCAAATCTACATCTTGTAAGTATATAatctacttcttgtaagtagaaaATCTATAGGAGCCAAGATCCCACAAATACAACCACTCGTCACAACAGTGCACACTATATACTTTCTCTTTATTTTgggtgatcctgctccttctggaatTTGTGGAGAGTTGAACGCAGAGGAGCACTGTTGGAAACAAGTTCCCACCAGAGGTTTTGAGCAATATTCACCCAAAGATACACTGTATacttatttaattattatttaattattcacTTGTTCACAATTCACTGGATGATTTTTAGCCTTTATTAATCACTTGCATGCGGTGTGAAAGCGCCGCTCAATATCACTTTTTGGTGTTACCGTGACATCTTTGAACATCTTTATGTTGGTCCCATTAAAGGCATCTCAGTCTAAGAATGGTCTAGTCCTTTCTATTTGCAAAAAGTGGAATAGTTAATCCACACAATTTACCAATGTATTTTTAGTTTTGAGAACCAATTAATACATTCTAACAAGTTCCAAATCCTGTATAACATCTCGAATACATCTTTTCAGATTTACGTACAGTAGGTTAACTCAGCAGGTGCTACCTTCACTCACatgggttcttttttctccccAGTGGAGCCAGAATTTAAGTATGTTGGCAACATGCATGGCAATGAGGTTCTGGGAAGAGAATTACTCATCCAGCTCTCTGAGTTCTTATGTGAAGAGTACCGAAATGGCAATGAACGGATAACTAAACTAATACAGACCACACGGATCCATATCCTGCCTTCCATGAACCCAGATGGATATGAAGTAGCTGCAGACCAGGTAGCCATAAATGCCGAATATTTCAATCTTATCATATAACACTGAACATTAGAAATGAAATATTGCTGATTATGTTTTACTCTTTGTCCTTGCGTGCTACCTACAAATTCTTTTTGATGTTTGGAATTATAAGTACCACAAAGGATCAACTACAAATCCCTATAGAGACTGGAATGGAATTCATGATTAAACTTCATTCTTCCTTTGATTTGCTTCTCCAAAATGTTTTTTTCAATGTCAAATGTGTGCCCATGTCAAGCCGCTACTAAGCTGCTGCTATATACaacacaactttaaaaaaaaaaagttaaataactATAGCATTTCTTTTAATCTATCCACCAAACATGCTCAACAGGGGCCAGATACAAATGGATACCTGACTGGGAGAAACAACTTCAATGAAGTGGATCTAAACCGTAACTTCCCTGATCTCAATATTGCCATGTACTATAATGAAAAGAACGGTGGACACAATCATCATATGCCTTTACCCGACAACTGGAAACACCAGGTGGGTCCCAGGACATTCTGAACATGATTATACATGACGATAATAGTCTTTGTAATTTGATGCATCTAAAAGTGCAGGAGTAGGGTTcgttctgtgtatgcgctatacaagataTTGAGATAGATAGATGTGATAGatgtgatagatagatagatagatagatagatagatagatagatagatagatagatagatagatagatagatagatagatagatagatagatagatagatagataaaagtGCATGTCTGATGTAAGAATACAATAGTCAATATTTAAAACTGATGATACAATAATGGAAACGACGGAAGCTATGTATTTTGCAGGGTTAAGGATTCCTGTTTTTCTGCCAAAACTAATTTTAATTTCCCAATAGTTATACATTTATTTCCCAAATAATCAatgcatttttctatttttgccaTAAGTACCTCCAATTATTCATTCAAGTTTAAACAAAGTATTTCTAAGATTAGGAAGCAGTCATTCTTGGGTAAATGAAAGCAGTAGCACTTCTGCGCAGTGTACACTTCTTTATACCACTTTGCGCAGCTTTCTCACTATATGAATACCCAGCGCATGTCTCGACTCCCAAACAGGAAAAAAAGACATGAAAAGCCCACCACAGTTGGTTTAAAGTATATGTATTAAACAGTTAAAATAGCGTAATATCCTCACTTACAATTCAGTAAGTATGAAGATGTGGATAACGAGATACAGCCGAGTACATCGGTGTAGTCAGAATGGTGGATGTCTTTGGAAGCACTTGTAGGACGCCAAATGCTTCGCTGCACCATCAGGAAGAAACCGGAAATCAACGTCTGCAAGTtgccctgacgcgtttcacgttGAAGGGCTTTGTCAGAGGGACACTCAGactcttaatatatatatatatcccccaaaTGGCATGATTGAATAATTAAAACATTCAGCAGTCACCGTTATATAAACCTACAATACTGCTTAGATATTCAAGAAAACACATCCCAAAGCGATatacatattaaagcagcagtccaagctgccgtttttattaattttgtatttttttcccctttaatatccACACAATGttgagtaattagctaagttgccgatcgatccattatcctgtgatcgattggcgaagattcggccgTCAGTGCAGCGGAAGAGgactaaagatgcaaagttctgtggggaagatcatgtgatgcactgctagagagagtgcagggctCACTTAGGGGTATGCCAGAGCCTATTTCATAAGacgaaggggatgtgactttgtaaatggttgctatagaaacaaaaaaaggcttgttacattataatacataaaaaatataattcaaagttgttttaaaaaaaaatgctaaaagtattttctaatagtacagaactgatttattgggggggaaaacacacgtaggatattgcttggtctgcagctttaataagtgTACAGTTACATACATATGTGTTTATcctataatgtatgtatattaactgctaagaaaatgtatattaataaatacttATTCAATAAATTAACATTTTAAACATTTGTGCAATGAGTGTTTTTTATCATGGGAAAAATAGATGCGTTAATTATGTGATAATGTAAATTTATCAATTGTTGTATGAGAACATTACATTAAGATACATGTATacaataaatgtttttaaatatgtGAAAATGTGTACTAATTTATAGCAATAGAAAgattaatattgttatgtataaatatattaaacTATATATTAAACTGTGAAATAAATGAAGTGAATgtcatttatattataaaaaaataaatgttattttatatatGGGAAATTAAATTAAATTTAATGAATTTATGAAATAATTAACAAATACATTTACAATAAGAATACAAATAGTTTGACaatatatttacagtaagggcaggtaaaatgtggaattcattacccatggagactgtgatggcagctacagtagatttgttcaaaaaaaggttggacatctttttagaaatggaaggtatacagggatataccaaataagtaaacatgggaaggatgttgatccagggagttatctgattgccaattcttggagtcaggaaggaatttatttttccccttatgagatatcattggatgatatttcactggggttttttatttgccttcctctggatcaatatactgtaagtacggatataggataaagtatctgtcatctaaatttagcatactgtaggttgaacttgatggacgcatgtcttttttcaacctcctactatgtaactacgatgtaactatgtaacaatgtgtaTATACCATTTTTGGGATATATTTTGTATACAAATAATAATTCATAACACGTCACAATATTACAATGCATACATTTTATTACAATAATAtgcaaaaaaactaaaatatacagatacatatagATATCAATAAGATTAAACAATCAACATTTAGCTTTCAGATCTGTATGATCAGTAAACCCCAATGGATGCTGGCTTTTTATAAGATGTATCCAAAATGGGTCTCTTTGTAAACAGTATAAAATCTCTATTACTGAATCTAATCTTACCTGGTAAAAATTAAATCACCATAAACCTAAGAACTACCCAAATCACCATTCAGGGACACCACCATATAGAAGGATGCTACGTTTGGTCTTACTAATATGCAACAGCGAAAAGTTATTTGACTTTGTAATTTCCACTGTAACCATTGAAAATATGTCAGCTTCAgaaatctgtttccttttttgCTCCATTATCGTCTGTTTTTAAATAAAAGAGTGCACCCTATCACGATACAGAATAAGGCTTATATGCTgatctgtgagcagggttactggctatgcaattcTTTAGCCCAGGTTGTgccgaaaagctgtgtaatgcggcaggcagatgcttataggggtccatgttaaaatggacatgaagcaaaaggtgacatgatgtgctcatttgcatgtcattacccagaatccctggctgcagtggaagcattgcatgctaagcgATAATCGGGGAGAGTTTGCAGTATGCTGATCTAAGAAACTTTAATACACATAATTTTCTTCGGCACAATTCATTTGGAACAGGTGGAGCCAGAGACCTTGGCTACGATTCAGTGGATGAAAAATTACAATTTTGTCCTCTCTGCAAACCTACATGGCGGAGCTGTTGTAGCTAATTATCCCTATGATAAATCCAAGGAGCTAAGGACTAGAGGATATCGCCGCACCGCCTATACCGCTACACCTGATGACAAGCTCTTTAAAAAGGTAATGGGTGTCTTCTTACATGTGCAGTGCGCTTTCCAATGACAATTAATAACATACTGTGCagtattatttttcatttttagcaTAATTCCTACTGGTTGTACTTTGGTTGTGGTGCAATATTTCAAATGTTGATGAAGGCTACAAAAAAGATCTAATTTTGATTGAATCCAAGAAGTCAATTAAAAATGTATAGTCAATTATTCACAATATATAGTCTTTTCTAACATGAAAAACATACAATATGcttatgtatttatgtgtatgtatttatgtatgaatgtatatcattatttatatagcgcaattaatgtacatagcgcttcacagcagtagtaCACTTGACAatcaatataaataacaaataatacaaatacgtgacaaggagtccctgccccggagagcttacaatctaattaggcCTGTGAGATCATAAATACTATCATTGGCGCAAACCTTCTTGAGCTCACGTAGAGATCTGAACTCAGCCCCTAttcattttattgtttatttactgCATGACTTGAGTGTATTTTGGTATTAACTTTCTGGGACTTTTGTTAGCTGTAATACTCTTTCTCATTGTCTTGCATATTATCTTGGAACATAAGGTACAATCTGTGTTCTACTGGAATAATTAGCAGGGAAAGTAGCCTTATACAGTATCTCCGGGAGATATCTGAAGAAGGATTTTGGGGAGGCCTTGGATTAGCAGAAACACATGGTCCTTTGTGTCCTTCAACCACAGGGTAATGCACAGAAAACCTCCTAAAGGCAGCAGGTTTATATAGAAATACTGGGTCTACTTTATTTCTAGCTTGAATTTTCAAATAGTTGTTTTTTTTCAGGGTAATGGTTTTACAGGATACATGACAGGTTGGTTTAGCAAGTCCAAGACAAACAGCTACTGAGAATGAATTTAATAAAAAGAGAACTCTGTCACGCTCACAGCAAAGGCTTGTATCCGTTCTATGAGGAAACTATGGGATATACATAAGGGTTGATTCAATAAGCCCCAAAGTGACCTATCACtgtaaactcccattgacttgaatgggaataGTGCAGATCAGGATACCATTACATGGAAACTCCAATTGAGAACAGACCTGATAGAAGAAGCACATTTTAGAAAGTGCAAGAAAAGGAGaaggatatatacagtatatatatatattttaagttataCTTTGAGCCCAGAGGTTGCCAAAGTAGGAAGGGTATTTTAAGTTAGGAGATGGTAAAAGGGAAGGATCTACCTAATTCCCCCATAATAAACATTCCCATAATAAACATTCACTTTAAGGGGTGTACTTATTAAGGTCTCCCAGCAAAACTGCGGGG
It encodes:
- the CPN1 gene encoding carboxypeptidase N catalytic chain isoform X2 — its product is MEANAERRTVGLWSLLKLFLLFEVTASVSFTHHRYDDLVRALYNVQNECPYITRIYSIGRSNQGRHLYVIEFSDHPGIHEPLEPEFKYVGNMHGNEVLGRELLIQLSEFLCEEYRNGNERITKLIQTTRIHILPSMNPDGYEVAADQGPDTNGYLTGRNNFNEVDLNRNFPDLNIAMYYNEKNGGHNHHMPLPDNWKHQVEPETLATIQWMKNYNFVLSANLHGGAVVANYPYDKSKELRTRGYRRTAYTATPDDKLFKKLAKAYSQGHSWMHHGWNCGDYFPDGITNGASWYSLSKGMQDFNYLYTNCFEITLELSCNKFPRQEELEREWFGNREALIAYIEEVHQGIKGIVTDENNNGLPNAVISVSGISHDVTSGEGGDYFRLLLPDTYIVTASAEGYYAQSLTVTVSPAAPTVVHFQLKQEKKTQNSKEKFPFKNLNGKNYIKKVVPREVMRRHGDEDMAKSS
- the CPN1 gene encoding carboxypeptidase N catalytic chain isoform X1; this encodes MEANAERRTVGLWSLLKLFLLFEVTASVSFTHHRYDDLVRALYNVQNECPYITRIYSIGRSNQGRHLYVIEFSDHPGIHEPLEPEFKYVGNMHGNEVLGRELLIQLSEFLCEEYRNGNERITKLIQTTRIHILPSMNPDGYEVAADQAQQGPDTNGYLTGRNNFNEVDLNRNFPDLNIAMYYNEKNGGHNHHMPLPDNWKHQVEPETLATIQWMKNYNFVLSANLHGGAVVANYPYDKSKELRTRGYRRTAYTATPDDKLFKKLAKAYSQGHSWMHHGWNCGDYFPDGITNGASWYSLSKGMQDFNYLYTNCFEITLELSCNKFPRQEELEREWFGNREALIAYIEEVHQGIKGIVTDENNNGLPNAVISVSGISHDVTSGEGGDYFRLLLPDTYIVTASAEGYYAQSLTVTVSPAAPTVVHFQLKQEKKTQNSKEKFPFKNLNGKNYIKKVVPREVMRRHGDEDMAKSS